One segment of Polaribacter huanghezhanensis DNA contains the following:
- a CDS encoding N-6 DNA methylase has translation MLDNTTRKRIDNCRDILVGKLPDPKSQIEQITIALIYKFMDDMDKESIELGGKAKFFSGDFEKYSWDNLFDPKVSAMEMLQLYSESIESMEKNPNIPQLFRDIFKNAYLPYRDPETLKLFLKTIGEFEYTHSEKLGDAFEYLLSVMGSQGDAGQFRTPRHIIDFLVETVNPGLNDTILDPACGTAGFLISAFKHIKEKNNNQLTPDQRKKLINNFTGYDISPDMVRLSLVNLYLHGFSDPHIYEYDTLTSEERWNDNFDVILANPPFMSPKGGIRPHKKFTVQVNKAEVLFTDYISEHLNPKGKAAIIIPNAVVANAQSSFKKLRKSLTENNLLAVISLPSGVFNPYSPIKTSVLLLDKELSKKSNEVLFITIENDGFDLGAQRRTIEKNDLPNAISLLNDFKDSLRNQNKFELEKHKVSSLLVSKTTILKEKNISLIANRYVTRKAINSQYETVKLGDVLDYEQPTKYIVKSVNYDDSYTTPVLTAGKTFILGYTNEKDGIFKNGLPVIIFDDFTTATKLVDFPFKVKSSAMKILRVKKDKADIEYLYHVMQNIDFDSSEHKRYWISQFSQLLIPLPSLPKQKEIVLEIRKMKDEISGFEKNIIATKNKIKDRVSKIWGE, from the coding sequence ATGTTAGATAATACAACAAGAAAAAGAATAGACAATTGTCGAGATATATTGGTAGGAAAGCTTCCTGACCCAAAATCACAAATTGAGCAAATTACAATTGCTTTGATTTACAAGTTTATGGATGATATGGATAAGGAATCCATAGAATTAGGAGGTAAAGCAAAATTCTTTTCTGGTGATTTTGAAAAATATAGTTGGGACAACCTTTTTGACCCGAAAGTGAGTGCAATGGAAATGCTTCAACTATACTCAGAGTCAATTGAGAGTATGGAAAAGAATCCAAATATTCCACAGCTTTTTCGGGATATTTTTAAAAATGCTTATTTACCTTATCGTGACCCTGAAACTCTAAAATTATTTTTAAAAACAATTGGAGAATTTGAATACACTCATAGTGAAAAATTAGGTGATGCATTCGAATATTTGCTTTCAGTAATGGGTTCACAAGGTGATGCTGGTCAATTTAGAACGCCTAGACACATAATTGATTTTCTTGTAGAAACTGTTAATCCAGGATTAAATGATACAATTCTTGACCCAGCTTGTGGTACAGCAGGATTTTTAATTTCTGCTTTTAAGCACATAAAAGAAAAAAACAATAATCAACTAACACCTGACCAAAGAAAAAAGTTGATAAACAACTTTACAGGATATGATATTTCACCAGATATGGTGCGTTTAAGTTTAGTGAATTTATACTTACACGGTTTCTCTGACCCTCATATTTATGAATATGACACTCTCACAAGTGAAGAACGTTGGAATGATAATTTTGATGTAATTCTTGCAAATCCGCCTTTTATGTCACCAAAAGGAGGAATTAGACCTCATAAAAAGTTTACAGTTCAAGTAAATAAAGCAGAAGTATTATTTACAGATTATATTTCGGAACATTTAAATCCAAAAGGTAAAGCTGCAATAATTATTCCTAATGCTGTAGTTGCAAATGCTCAGAGTTCTTTTAAGAAGCTTAGAAAATCATTAACTGAAAATAATTTATTAGCAGTAATAAGTCTACCTTCTGGTGTTTTCAATCCATATTCACCAATTAAAACTAGTGTTCTGTTATTAGATAAAGAACTTTCGAAAAAATCTAATGAAGTCCTATTTATTACTATCGAAAATGATGGGTTTGATTTGGGTGCTCAAAGAAGAACTATTGAAAAAAATGACTTACCTAATGCAATTTCATTGTTAAATGATTTTAAAGACAGTTTAAGAAATCAGAATAAATTCGAACTCGAAAAGCATAAGGTTTCTTCTTTACTTGTTTCTAAAACCACCATTCTAAAAGAAAAAAACATATCATTAATCGCTAATAGATACGTAACTAGAAAAGCAATCAATTCACAATATGAAACTGTAAAACTAGGTGATGTTTTAGACTATGAACAACCAACGAAATATATTGTCAAATCTGTAAATTATGATGACTCTTATACTACACCAGTTTTAACAGCAGGTAAAACATTTATTCTTGGCTATACAAATGAAAAAGATGGTATTTTCAAAAATGGTTTACCAGTAATCATTTTTGATGATTTTACAACTGCAACAAAACTTGTTGATTTTCCTTTTAAAGTAAAATCATCTGCAATGAAAATTTTAAGAGTTAAAAAGGATAAAGCAGATATTGAATATTTATATCACGTAATGCAGAATATTGATTTTGATAGTTCAGAACATAAACGTTACTGGATTTCCCAATTTTCACAACTTCTTATTCCTTTACCTTCTTTACCTAAGCAGAAAGAAATTGTATTAGAAATACGTAAAATGAAGGATGAAATTAGTGGTTTTGAAAAAAATATTATCGCTACAAAAAATAAAATAAAAGATAGAGTCTCAAAAATTTGGGGTGAATAG
- a CDS encoding DUF6602 domain-containing protein: protein MVFDEFHKYTENLIQAQYSVSEIIQHELTKGEVREEFVMDTIQRGFGNEINLKRGFLQVGEVQSNQMDILLLKHNAPVANIGNQTIVQPENCLLVLEVKGNATGNDLKEYNDKIGIMKAMQAVSHPMFGIFCYKIKLVEKTILNRFGFTYDNFSGSFYDEYNEQRGTEGIPVIYPNIDFLISIEIDVEGNAKQYYLRKNALTGRYIKSVEYPVLKNLFSLTHSLLIAGN, encoded by the coding sequence ATGGTATTTGACGAATTTCATAAATATACAGAGAACTTAATACAAGCTCAATATAGTGTTTCAGAAATAATACAACACGAACTAACAAAAGGAGAAGTGCGTGAAGAATTTGTTATGGACACAATTCAAAGAGGATTTGGAAACGAAATCAACTTAAAAAGAGGATTTTTACAAGTTGGTGAAGTACAAAGTAATCAAATGGATATTTTACTCTTGAAACACAATGCACCTGTTGCAAATATTGGAAATCAAACTATTGTTCAACCTGAAAACTGCTTATTAGTTTTAGAAGTAAAAGGAAATGCTACAGGAAATGATTTAAAGGAATACAACGACAAAATTGGAATTATGAAAGCAATGCAAGCTGTTTCTCATCCAATGTTTGGAATTTTTTGCTATAAAATTAAGCTAGTAGAAAAAACTATACTAAATCGTTTCGGCTTTACTTATGACAATTTTTCGGGTTCTTTCTATGATGAATATAATGAACAAAGAGGTACTGAAGGTATTCCTGTTATATATCCAAATATTGATTTTCTAATTTCAATCGAAATTGATGTAGAAGGTAATGCTAAACAATACTATTTAAGAAAAAATGCGTTAACAGGTAGGTATATTAAATCAGTTGAGTATCCTGTACTTAAGAATTTATTTAGCTTAACACATAGTTTATTAATTGCAGGGAATTGA
- a CDS encoding endonuclease/exonuclease/phosphatase family protein, whose amino-acid sequence MKKRLLLVGFMCLSVLIKAQSKTNQYTIRTLAFYNVENLFDTINDPTKNDEASPMMQLKGNKSKVYWDKIEKLGSVISQIGFEKSKIGPALIGLSEVENRAVLEDLVTSKPLKKMNYEIIHYESPDKRGIDVALLYQKKYFKPIHHETFTPTIFRNNFRVYTRDQLLVSGYLDDELIHILVNHWPSRSGGEAASRSLREKAAYQNLKIIEKIRETDPKAKIFSMGDFNDNPTNSSLKKVLKTKGKKKDVKEGDLYNPFEEMHKHGFNTVGYRDNISLFDQIFFTSPALNKGEKDFSSYKMYKAMIFNKRFLMTKNGRYKGYPFRSFSDGGYTGGYSDHYPVYLYLIKKKN is encoded by the coding sequence ATGAAAAAAAGACTACTCTTAGTGGGCTTTATGTGTCTTTCTGTACTCATAAAAGCACAATCAAAAACGAATCAATATACTATTAGAACACTTGCTTTTTATAATGTTGAAAATTTATTTGATACAATTAACGACCCAACAAAAAACGATGAAGCTAGTCCGATGATGCAATTAAAAGGCAATAAATCAAAAGTGTATTGGGATAAAATAGAAAAATTAGGAAGTGTCATTTCTCAGATTGGATTTGAGAAATCAAAAATAGGTCCAGCATTAATTGGCCTTTCAGAAGTTGAAAATAGAGCGGTTTTAGAAGATTTGGTAACATCGAAGCCTCTAAAAAAAATGAATTACGAGATTATTCATTACGAATCGCCAGACAAAAGAGGAATTGATGTTGCGTTGTTATATCAAAAAAAATATTTTAAACCGATACATCACGAAACGTTCACTCCAACTATTTTTAGAAACAATTTTAGGGTTTATACAAGAGATCAATTATTGGTTTCTGGATATTTAGATGATGAGTTGATTCATATACTTGTAAATCACTGGCCATCTAGAAGTGGTGGCGAAGCAGCAAGCAGATCTTTACGTGAAAAAGCTGCGTATCAGAATTTAAAAATCATAGAAAAAATTAGAGAAACTGACCCGAAAGCTAAAATTTTTAGCATGGGAGATTTTAATGATAACCCAACAAACTCGAGTTTAAAAAAGGTGTTAAAAACAAAAGGCAAAAAAAAGGATGTAAAAGAAGGCGATTTGTACAATCCGTTTGAAGAAATGCACAAACACGGTTTTAATACGGTTGGTTATAGAGACAATATCAGCTTATTTGATCAAATATTTTTTACATCACCCGCTTTAAACAAAGGAGAAAAAGACTTTTCTTCTTATAAAATGTATAAAGCCATGATTTTTAACAAACGGTTTTTAATGACTAAAAATGGACGCTACAAAGGATATCCGTTTAGAAGTTTTTCTGACGGCGGATATACAGGTGGATATAGTGATCATTACCCGGTGTATTTGTACTTGATTAAAAAGAAAAATTAA
- a CDS encoding TonB-dependent receptor: MKKIILTVFLTVIFCPKITAQNIVKGTVVDSNSEKPIMGVSITLQSITVKTKANGTFIFENLSDGKFIVILKFKGYETQNFPIHLEEKTIDLGTILLYEDLSVEQDLSTITLTDDELNEDGNTADNISGLLQSSKDLYLRTAAFEFSSSFFKVRGLDSENALLLINGIEMNKIYSGRPQWSNWGGLNDATRNQEFSAGLAPSNFSFGGVLGATNINVRASEARPGGRISYASSNRSYQHRIMVTYSSGIIKNGWSYTVSASRRAGNEGFNEGTFYDANSFFMSVEKKTNAAHSINFTAIYTPNKRGKSSANTQEVYDLKGIQYNSYWGNQNGRMRNYRQKRIVEPIVMLNHYWTMNKSTTLNTNVAYQFGEVANSRIDYNGSKIDGAINGVPTIVSLGGANPDPTYYQKLPSYGLKKGYPNVYGMEKTFLKNGQLGWKNLYEGNSNPFNQGFSTYVLYDDRNDDKQLSVNSIFETEINENSTLNASIQYRRFSSHNFAKVLDLLGGNNYLDIDNFAATNDLKQNDVQHPNREVTVGDTFKYNYNLTSNILNGFVQTQFKYNKIDFYAAASISKTTHQREGYYQNGKFATANASLGKSEKPSFINYGFKSGATYKITGRHLVDINAGYVTKAPTLRNTFSNSRVNNNIVTNLTSEQIFSADASYILRSPIVQAKATAYYAKIKDATEVSFYYADGVGGSGSEYTAFVQEILTGIDKKYVGTELGIEAQVTATFKLKGAANIGQYTYDNNPTLTLKSEIDGFQFAPRASNLKNYKLAAGPQQAYSVGFEYRDPDYWWIGATMNFFANACVDVAPLTRTSNFNDNGGIPFNDYNPELAKQLLQQEKFDSYNVVNLVGGKSWKINNYYVSLFASISNLQNTKYKTGGFEQGRNANYRELRDDKALSSPIFGAKYWYGRGATYFLNVNFRF; encoded by the coding sequence ATGAAAAAGATCATCTTAACGGTGTTCTTGACGGTTATTTTCTGCCCGAAAATTACTGCTCAGAACATTGTAAAAGGAACTGTGGTTGATAGCAATTCTGAAAAACCCATTATGGGAGTTTCTATTACTCTGCAATCAATCACAGTCAAAACAAAAGCAAACGGAACGTTTATTTTTGAAAACTTATCCGATGGAAAATTTATTGTAATCCTGAAATTTAAAGGCTATGAAACGCAAAATTTCCCGATTCACCTTGAAGAAAAAACAATTGATTTAGGTACTATTTTATTGTACGAAGATCTTTCTGTAGAGCAAGATTTAAGTACCATTACACTTACAGATGACGAGTTAAATGAAGACGGTAATACTGCAGATAATATTTCCGGACTACTACAATCTTCAAAAGATTTGTATCTACGAACTGCTGCTTTTGAATTTAGTTCCTCCTTTTTTAAAGTTAGGGGTTTAGATTCTGAAAATGCTTTATTGTTGATAAACGGAATTGAAATGAATAAAATTTATTCCGGAAGACCACAATGGAGTAATTGGGGCGGATTAAATGATGCAACTCGGAATCAAGAATTTAGTGCTGGTTTAGCTCCGTCAAACTTCTCTTTTGGTGGCGTTTTGGGAGCTACAAACATCAATGTCAGAGCTTCTGAAGCAAGACCTGGAGGAAGAATTTCCTACGCCTCTTCTAACAGAAGTTACCAACACAGAATTATGGTAACCTATTCTTCTGGGATTATAAAAAATGGTTGGTCTTATACCGTTTCTGCCAGTAGAAGAGCGGGAAACGAAGGTTTTAATGAGGGCACTTTTTATGACGCAAATTCATTTTTTATGTCTGTTGAGAAAAAAACAAATGCTGCTCATAGCATCAATTTTACAGCGATTTACACACCAAATAAAAGAGGAAAATCGTCTGCAAATACACAAGAAGTGTATGACTTAAAAGGCATTCAATACAATTCGTATTGGGGAAATCAAAACGGACGAATGCGGAATTATCGTCAAAAAAGAATTGTAGAACCCATTGTGATGTTGAATCATTATTGGACAATGAATAAATCCACAACGTTAAACACCAATGTTGCGTATCAATTTGGAGAAGTTGCAAATAGCAGAATAGATTATAACGGAAGTAAAATTGATGGTGCTATAAATGGTGTTCCAACAATTGTGAGTTTGGGTGGCGCTAATCCAGACCCAACCTATTATCAAAAATTACCTAGTTATGGGTTAAAAAAAGGCTATCCCAATGTCTACGGAATGGAAAAAACCTTCCTCAAAAATGGTCAGTTAGGTTGGAAAAACCTATATGAAGGGAACTCCAATCCGTTTAACCAAGGATTTTCTACTTACGTTTTATATGATGATAGAAATGATGACAAACAGCTTTCTGTAAATTCTATTTTTGAAACTGAAATAAATGAAAATAGCACGTTAAATGCTTCAATCCAATACAGACGTTTTAGTTCACATAACTTTGCTAAAGTACTTGATTTATTAGGCGGAAACAACTATTTAGATATTGATAATTTTGCTGCTACAAATGATTTAAAACAAAACGATGTACAACATCCGAATAGAGAAGTTACCGTTGGCGACACCTTTAAATACAACTATAATTTAACCTCCAATATTTTAAACGGATTTGTACAAACACAATTCAAATACAATAAAATAGATTTTTATGCTGCTGCAAGTATTTCTAAAACGACGCATCAAAGAGAAGGATATTATCAAAACGGAAAATTTGCCACAGCAAATGCTTCTTTAGGGAAATCTGAAAAACCTTCTTTTATAAATTACGGATTTAAAAGTGGCGCAACTTATAAAATAACAGGACGCCATTTAGTCGATATTAATGCCGGTTATGTAACAAAAGCACCAACATTAAGAAACACCTTTTCTAACTCAAGAGTTAACAACAATATTGTTACAAACTTAACAAGCGAACAAATCTTTTCTGCGGATGCAAGTTATATTTTAAGAAGTCCAATTGTACAAGCAAAAGCAACTGCTTATTATGCAAAAATAAAAGACGCAACAGAAGTTTCCTTTTATTATGCAGACGGAGTTGGAGGAAGCGGTTCTGAATACACTGCTTTTGTACAAGAAATTTTAACCGGAATTGATAAAAAATATGTTGGTACAGAATTAGGAATTGAAGCGCAAGTTACCGCAACATTCAAGTTAAAAGGAGCTGCAAATATTGGTCAATATACGTATGATAACAATCCAACATTAACGTTAAAATCTGAAATTGATGGATTTCAATTTGCACCAAGAGCGTCCAACTTAAAAAATTACAAATTAGCCGCTGGACCACAACAAGCATATTCGGTTGGATTTGAATATAGAGATCCAGATTATTGGTGGATTGGAGCAACGATGAATTTTTTTGCGAATGCTTGTGTAGATGTTGCACCATTAACAAGAACAAGCAATTTTAATGATAATGGCGGAATTCCGTTTAACGATTACAATCCTGAATTAGCAAAACAATTACTACAACAAGAAAAATTTGACAGCTATAATGTTGTCAATCTTGTTGGTGGAAAATCTTGGAAAATTAACAATTATTATGTGAGTCTTTTTGCAAGTATTAGCAATCTACAAAACACCAAATATAAAACGGGCGGATTTGAACAAGGCAGAAATGCAAACTACAGAGAATTAAGAGATGATAAAGCACTTTCCTCTCCAATTTTTGGAGCAAAATATTGGTACGGAAGAGGTGCGACTTACTTTTTAAACGTCAACTTTAGATTTTAA
- a CDS encoding DUF5689 domain-containing protein, producing the protein MKTLKQYKTAILFSLFIVISCVQDNAFEVPDITITDPTITANSDLGKVKTALQQAFFSNQKLVFTFPVNENNPTYIEAYVISTDATGNFYNKLIVQDKAENPTAGIEILINKSALSDLFSVGQKIFIKLDGLSVSYDDGQSTVNPINLAPGKYSLGFLEGDRAGKIPSTAIKNHLFRTSTIVPIIPQKITIENITGATINTFVQLEKAQFDISEKGRTFAGERYDEYDGFRYVFECGSEHELRLQTSTFSSFKSTLIPNGQGKIDFILSKDFKSEFLVAIVNSPSTIDFTNTTRCDPVFLNCPENTSVGNVILIDENFENLKTNSQLLNAGWSNINANGGKNVFKSKTKNGNRVIEMSAYNTSENPLETWLISPAINLDTTTNETLTFETNNGYDNGKALKVFISSDFSVDVKAATWTLINATVSVGPSSDYSNFFTKSGNISLSCLSGNVHIAFQYFGGDGGVSTTVQIDNVKITGN; encoded by the coding sequence ATGAAAACATTAAAACAATACAAAACAGCTATTCTATTTTCACTTTTTATTGTTATTTCTTGCGTGCAAGACAACGCGTTTGAAGTGCCAGATATTACGATTACAGATCCAACTATTACAGCAAATTCAGATTTAGGGAAAGTAAAAACGGCTTTACAACAAGCGTTTTTTTCTAACCAAAAGTTGGTGTTTACTTTTCCTGTAAACGAAAATAATCCAACATATATTGAAGCCTACGTAATTTCAACAGATGCTACTGGAAATTTTTATAACAAACTCATTGTGCAAGACAAAGCAGAAAATCCGACAGCAGGAATTGAAATTTTAATCAACAAATCTGCCCTAAGTGATTTGTTTTCTGTCGGACAAAAAATATTTATCAAATTAGATGGTTTGTCGGTTTCCTATGATGACGGACAAAGTACAGTGAACCCTATAAATTTAGCACCAGGAAAATATTCGTTAGGTTTTTTAGAGGGTGATAGAGCGGGTAAAATTCCTTCAACCGCAATAAAGAATCATCTTTTTAGAACGTCAACAATTGTTCCAATCATTCCTCAAAAAATTACGATAGAAAACATCACAGGTGCAACCATAAATACGTTTGTTCAGTTAGAAAAGGCTCAATTTGACATTTCAGAAAAAGGAAGAACTTTTGCAGGAGAAAGATATGATGAATACGACGGATTTCGATATGTATTTGAATGCGGATCAGAACACGAATTAAGATTACAAACCAGTACTTTTTCTAGTTTTAAATCGACCTTGATTCCTAATGGACAAGGAAAAATTGACTTTATTTTAAGCAAAGATTTCAAATCAGAATTTTTAGTTGCCATTGTAAATTCTCCTTCAACAATTGATTTTACAAACACTACAAGATGCGATCCTGTCTTTTTAAATTGCCCTGAAAACACAAGTGTTGGAAACGTTATTTTAATCGATGAAAATTTTGAAAACCTTAAAACAAATTCGCAATTACTCAACGCAGGTTGGTCGAATATCAATGCAAATGGTGGTAAAAATGTCTTTAAATCAAAAACAAAAAACGGAAATAGAGTGATAGAAATGTCTGCATATAACACCTCAGAAAATCCATTAGAAACCTGGCTAATTTCTCCAGCAATTAATTTAGACACTACCACAAATGAAACCTTAACTTTTGAAACCAATAACGGATATGACAATGGAAAAGCTTTAAAAGTTTTTATTTCCTCTGATTTTTCTGTAGATGTAAAAGCAGCAACTTGGACTCTAATTAATGCCACCGTATCTGTAGGTCCAAGTAGTGATTATTCAAACTTTTTTACCAAATCTGGCAACATCAGTTTGTCTTGTTTATCAGGAAACGTACACATTGCTTTTCAATATTTTGGTGGCGATGGAGGCGTTTCTACAACGGTACAAATAGACAATGTAAAAATTACTGGAAACTAA
- a CDS encoding nucleoside deaminase, with protein sequence MLNPFDDVYFMKKALDEAAIAFDKGEVPVGAIIVFKEQIIARAHNLTETLNDVTAHAEMQAFTAAADYLGGKYLKECSLYVTLEPCQMCAGASYWAQLGKIVYGASELERGFLKLKTTIHPKTKVVGGILENECSQILKRFFIEKRNLN encoded by the coding sequence ATGTTGAACCCTTTTGACGATGTTTATTTTATGAAAAAAGCTTTAGATGAAGCCGCAATTGCTTTTGATAAAGGCGAAGTTCCTGTGGGAGCAATCATCGTTTTTAAAGAACAAATTATTGCAAGAGCACACAACTTAACAGAAACTTTAAATGATGTAACTGCGCATGCTGAAATGCAAGCATTTACGGCAGCAGCAGATTATTTAGGAGGAAAATATTTAAAAGAGTGCAGCTTGTATGTTACTTTAGAACCGTGCCAAATGTGTGCTGGCGCAAGTTATTGGGCGCAATTAGGAAAAATCGTTTATGGTGCTTCTGAACTTGAACGTGGATTTTTAAAACTAAAAACAACCATTCATCCCAAAACAAAAGTTGTTGGCGGAATTTTAGAAAACGAATGTTCGCAAATTTTAAAACGCTTTTTTATAGAAAAACGAAATTTAAATTAA
- the dxs gene encoding 1-deoxy-D-xylulose-5-phosphate synthase, producing MSTKLLDTIYNPKDVRKLKPAQLPVLAKELRDFIIDIVATKEGHLGASLGVVELTIALHYLFDTPTDLLIWDVGHQAYGHKILTERKNVFDTNRRLNGISGFPKRSESVYDAFGVGHSSTSISAILGMAIASKLKGDTEKQHIAVIGDASIASGMAFEALNHAGVTDANVLVILNDNAIGIDPSVGALKEYLTKVKTDKRLAAQNNIIKALNFKYSGPIDGHNLEELLAELTRLKKVKGPKFLHIITTKGKGLRQAEENQVQYHAPGKFDKITGEITPTAQKIEPQKYQDIFGKTLVELADKNDKIAGITPAMITGSSLKFLLEKYPERTFDVGIAEQHAVTLAAGMATQGIVPFCNIYSTFLQRAYDQIIHDVALQNLPVIFCLDRAGLVGEDGATHHGVFDLAYLRCIPNLILFAPRNEVELRNIMYTAQLGLKNPIAIRYPRGKGVLIDWKQPFSNIEIGTGICLKEGKDIAVLSIGSIAKNVTLAIEKLEEKSSIAHYDMRFVKPVDEKLLHTIFNSFENIITVEDGTISGGFGSAIAEFAIKNKYKNNITALGVPDTFIHQGTVEELHKIAKIDTESIFNTLKKQH from the coding sequence ATGTCAACAAAACTTTTAGATACAATTTACAATCCTAAAGATGTACGAAAACTAAAACCAGCACAATTACCGGTTTTAGCAAAAGAATTGCGTGATTTTATTATTGATATTGTGGCGACTAAAGAAGGGCATTTAGGCGCAAGTTTAGGTGTTGTAGAACTCACAATTGCTTTGCATTATTTGTTTGATACGCCAACTGATTTATTGATTTGGGATGTTGGGCATCAAGCCTATGGACACAAAATTCTTACCGAAAGAAAAAACGTTTTTGACACCAACAGAAGACTCAACGGAATATCAGGTTTTCCAAAAAGAAGCGAAAGTGTGTATGATGCTTTTGGTGTTGGACATTCTTCAACATCAATTTCTGCAATTTTAGGAATGGCAATTGCATCAAAATTAAAAGGAGATACCGAAAAACAACATATTGCGGTTATTGGAGATGCTTCTATTGCAAGCGGAATGGCCTTTGAAGCGTTGAATCACGCCGGAGTTACAGACGCAAATGTATTGGTTATTTTAAACGACAATGCCATCGGGATTGATCCGTCTGTTGGTGCGTTAAAAGAATATTTGACCAAAGTAAAAACGGACAAAAGACTTGCCGCTCAGAACAATATTATAAAAGCCTTAAACTTTAAGTATTCTGGTCCAATTGATGGTCATAATTTAGAAGAATTGCTAGCAGAATTAACTCGATTAAAAAAAGTAAAAGGGCCTAAATTCTTACACATAATAACTACCAAAGGAAAAGGTTTACGACAGGCAGAAGAAAATCAGGTGCAGTATCACGCACCAGGAAAGTTTGATAAAATTACCGGAGAAATCACTCCGACAGCACAAAAAATTGAGCCTCAAAAATACCAAGATATCTTTGGAAAAACCTTGGTTGAATTGGCTGATAAAAATGATAAAATTGCCGGCATCACTCCTGCAATGATTACCGGAAGTTCTTTAAAATTTTTATTAGAAAAATATCCTGAAAGAACATTTGATGTAGGAATTGCAGAGCAACACGCAGTAACTTTGGCTGCAGGAATGGCAACGCAAGGAATAGTTCCTTTTTGTAATATTTATTCTACTTTTTTACAACGCGCTTACGATCAAATTATACACGATGTTGCCTTGCAAAATTTACCGGTAATTTTCTGTTTAGACAGAGCAGGTTTGGTTGGCGAAGACGGCGCAACACATCACGGAGTTTTTGATTTGGCCTATTTACGATGTATTCCTAATCTAATTCTTTTTGCGCCAAGAAATGAAGTTGAACTTCGCAATATCATGTACACTGCTCAATTAGGTTTAAAGAATCCGATTGCAATTCGGTATCCAAGAGGAAAAGGGGTTTTGATTGATTGGAAACAACCTTTTTCCAACATAGAAATTGGTACAGGAATTTGTCTAAAAGAAGGAAAAGATATTGCCGTTTTATCAATTGGGAGCATTGCAAAAAATGTAACTCTTGCCATTGAAAAATTAGAAGAAAAGAGTTCTATTGCTCATTACGATATGCGTTTTGTAAAACCTGTGGATGAAAAATTACTGCATACAATTTTCAACTCTTTTGAAAATATAATTACTGTTGAAGACGGAACCATTTCTGGTGGATTTGGATCTGCAATCGCAGAGTTTGCAATAAAAAATAAGTATAAAAACAACATTACAGCACTTGGAGTTCCAGATACATTTATCCATCAAGGAACTGTTGAAGAACTACATAAAATTGCAAAAATAGATACTGAATCTATCTTTAACACACTAAAAAAGCAGCATTAA